In methanogenic archaeon ISO4-H5, the following are encoded in one genomic region:
- a CDS encoding EamA-like transporter family encodes MDSKAGSAVAAMTFSAAIWGFIGMYTRNLAADGFTAMQTAFIRMLIGGIVLAVLLAIFDRSSFAVKKKDLWLFVFIGAIRILSDFFLFEAQIRIHLSLSTVLQMTSPYWVLLFCMILFSEVITARKVLAVCMAFVGCILVTGVLSEDVDFDLLGISFAAIAGVTFAGYTVGNKLLMNRGYSGNTVILYVFLTAALVSLPFSDVFSIPGKVVSDHVIMDILGMALLMSLIPYYLQVYSLKYLSPVTANLIGILEVPSAVIVGYIIYGESLGLLNFIGMALIPLSIVVMNVDIRRMRMERQARKSRSR; translated from the coding sequence ATGGACAGCAAAGCAGGTTCCGCAGTCGCCGCCATGACTTTTTCGGCGGCCATATGGGGTTTCATCGGTATGTACACCAGGAACCTCGCCGCGGACGGTTTCACCGCCATGCAGACCGCCTTCATCCGCATGCTCATCGGCGGGATCGTGCTGGCTGTCCTCCTAGCTATATTCGACCGTTCCAGCTTCGCTGTGAAGAAGAAGGACCTGTGGCTGTTCGTGTTCATCGGGGCCATCAGGATCCTGTCGGATTTCTTCCTCTTCGAGGCCCAGATCCGCATCCATCTGTCTCTGTCCACCGTATTGCAGATGACCTCCCCCTATTGGGTGCTGCTCTTCTGCATGATACTCTTCAGCGAGGTCATCACCGCCAGAAAGGTGCTCGCCGTCTGCATGGCGTTCGTCGGGTGCATTCTCGTCACGGGGGTCCTGTCGGAGGACGTGGATTTCGATCTCCTGGGAATAAGCTTTGCGGCTATTGCCGGAGTGACCTTCGCGGGATATACCGTAGGCAACAAACTGCTGATGAACAGGGGTTATTCGGGTAACACAGTGATACTCTACGTGTTCCTCACGGCAGCATTGGTGTCTTTGCCGTTTTCTGATGTGTTCTCAATACCCGGCAAGGTCGTTTCCGACCATGTGATAATGGACATCCTGGGTATGGCCCTGCTGATGTCCCTGATCCCCTATTACCTCCAGGTGTATTCCCTCAAGTACCTCTCGCCGGTCACGGCCAATCTCATAGGCATCCTGGAGGTCCCTTCGGCTGTCATCGTGGGATACATCATCTACGGCGAGAGTCTGGGGCTCCTGAACTTCATCGGCATGGCATTGATTCCGTTGTCCATCGTGGTGATGAATGTCGACATCAGGCGGATGAGGATGGAACGCCAGGCCAGGAAATCACGGAGCCGTTGA
- a CDS encoding Fe-S oxidoreductase codes for MFIPTTAAEVSARGWDSLDVILVSGDTYIDSAYNGSAVIGHHLIAEGFRVGIICQPDTDSDRDILRLGTPRLFWSVSSGCVDSMVANYTPTNKFRKDDDFTPGGLNNRRPDRACIAYSNLIRRYSKGVPIVLGGIEASLRRIVHYDAWSDSLRRSVLFDAKADIITYGMAELSNAELARALRDGKDWHDIRGICYISKEPREGYDVIPSFEDCRYDSKQFIKAFRTFYHNCDPLTAKGLCQAHGDRFLVQNPPQRLLTSEELDRIYEYDYEDAVHPYYAKNGIVKAMDTIKNSITSHRGCYGECSFCAIAVHQGRTVVSRSPDSIVREAERIASKPGFNGYIYDVGGPTANMYGIECKKKLKDGACRDRRCLYPRPCPSLKIDHSGQIGLLDRIKSIPGVKKVFVTSGIRHDMVIFDREHGQDYVDCIVKDHVSGQLKLAPEHVNHEVLALMGKPGPNVLLDFKDMFDESNERQGKKQFLTYYFMAAHPGCGNRSMEELGRFAHNELRTNPEQIQIFTPTPSTVSTLMYYTRRDLNDTRNVWSEHVPQLKQKQKDLVNRRK; via the coding sequence ATGTTCATACCGACCACGGCGGCAGAGGTCTCGGCCAGGGGCTGGGACTCACTCGATGTGATCCTCGTTTCCGGGGACACCTACATCGATTCCGCGTACAACGGAAGCGCCGTGATCGGACACCATCTCATCGCCGAAGGCTTCCGCGTGGGAATCATCTGCCAGCCCGATACCGACTCCGACAGGGATATCCTGCGTCTCGGTACTCCCAGACTGTTCTGGTCCGTCAGTTCCGGATGCGTCGATTCCATGGTGGCCAACTACACCCCCACCAACAAGTTCCGCAAGGACGACGATTTCACTCCCGGCGGGCTGAATAACAGACGCCCTGACCGTGCTTGCATAGCATACTCCAACCTCATCCGCCGCTATTCCAAGGGCGTGCCCATTGTCCTCGGCGGTATCGAAGCGAGCCTCAGGCGTATCGTACATTACGACGCCTGGTCGGATTCTCTCCGCAGATCGGTCCTTTTCGACGCTAAGGCCGACATCATTACATATGGCATGGCCGAACTTTCCAATGCGGAACTGGCCCGCGCTCTGAGGGACGGCAAGGACTGGCATGATATCCGCGGAATCTGCTACATCTCCAAAGAACCCCGCGAAGGATATGATGTCATTCCTTCTTTCGAGGACTGCAGGTACGATTCCAAGCAGTTCATCAAGGCCTTCCGCACATTCTATCATAATTGCGATCCCCTGACCGCCAAGGGACTCTGCCAGGCCCACGGAGACAGGTTCCTGGTCCAGAACCCTCCTCAGAGGCTGCTTACCTCAGAGGAATTGGACAGGATATACGAATACGATTACGAGGACGCGGTACACCCCTATTACGCCAAAAACGGCATCGTGAAGGCCATGGATACCATCAAGAACTCCATCACCTCCCACCGCGGATGCTACGGGGAATGCTCCTTCTGCGCCATCGCCGTCCATCAGGGCAGGACCGTCGTATCCCGCAGTCCCGATTCCATCGTCAGGGAGGCGGAGAGGATAGCCTCCAAACCGGGTTTCAACGGCTATATCTACGACGTCGGCGGGCCGACCGCCAACATGTACGGCATCGAATGCAAAAAGAAACTGAAGGACGGTGCCTGCAGGGACCGCAGATGCCTCTATCCCCGTCCATGTCCTTCCCTGAAGATAGACCACTCCGGTCAGATCGGGCTGTTGGACAGGATCAAATCCATACCCGGGGTGAAGAAGGTCTTCGTCACATCCGGTATAAGGCACGACATGGTTATCTTCGACCGGGAGCACGGACAGGATTATGTCGACTGCATTGTGAAGGATCATGTCTCCGGACAGCTCAAACTCGCTCCCGAACATGTGAACCATGAGGTCCTGGCCCTCATGGGCAAGCCCGGACCGAATGTCCTCCTGGATTTCAAGGACATGTTCGACGAATCCAACGAGAGACAGGGAAAGAAACAGTTCCTGACCTATTATTTCATGGCGGCCCACCCCGGATGCGGCAACCGCAGTATGGAGGAACTGGGGCGTTTCGCACATAACGAACTGCGTACCAATCCGGAGCAGATTCAGATCTTCACCCCTACGCCTTCAACAGTTTCGACATTGATGTATTATACCCGCAGGGACCTTAACGACACTCGTAACGTATGGTCTGAGCACGTTCCGCAGCTGAAGCAGAAGCAGAAGGACCTTGTGAACAGGAGGAAATGA
- a CDS encoding TPR repeat-containing protein, whose amino-acid sequence MSDSEKSPEQLYNTGIAYVVGNGVIQDSAKGAAMLKEAADMDYLPAVRDLGILYLNGDGVETDYQKAFELISKTAAKMDVNSIYHLALMYEYGKGVEQDLYQALKMMAFCVAANFSGADTDADRIEDKIDAQRNANINARPILNLDISDVDIEACCCKPMLDAVRNKDIYADDTFEGPKLFGADEEGNEIVLDKCPFCGKIPRIVPHDKVY is encoded by the coding sequence ATGAGCGATTCAGAGAAGAGTCCCGAACAGCTTTACAACACCGGCATCGCATACGTCGTAGGCAACGGTGTGATACAGGACAGCGCGAAAGGTGCTGCCATGCTTAAGGAAGCGGCGGACATGGATTATCTGCCTGCCGTAAGGGACCTGGGGATTCTCTATCTGAACGGCGACGGTGTGGAGACCGATTATCAGAAGGCCTTCGAGCTAATCTCCAAGACTGCCGCCAAGATGGATGTCAATTCGATCTACCATCTCGCGCTCATGTACGAATACGGGAAAGGTGTGGAACAGGATCTCTATCAGGCTCTGAAGATGATGGCATTCTGTGTGGCGGCCAACTTCAGCGGTGCCGACACCGATGCGGACCGTATAGAGGACAAGATCGACGCCCAGAGGAACGCCAACATCAATGCGAGGCCCATCCTCAATCTTGATATCTCCGATGTAGACATCGAGGCCTGTTGCTGCAAGCCCATGCTCGACGCCGTGAGGAACAAGGACATCTACGCCGACGATACCTTCGAGGGACCCAAGCTCTTCGGTGCCGACGAAGAAGGCAATGAGATCGTCCTCGACAAATGTCCCTTCTGCGGAAAAATCCCCAGGATAGTGCCTCACGACAAGGTCTACTGA
- a CDS encoding GNAT family acetyltransferase, with product MEFERKGPQDAEELSSYLHPIWHEVFDPLMPPEEAEYIFSAWTNPDAIRESISHGYEFGYVYKDGERLGLYSYHIQDDGRFYINKLYLEPRFRGKGLGHEALLSMFDIARENGCSEVYLNVYYHNQRAFKAYVRAGMTDYYRCLQMIGDGVIRNDYVMRMAL from the coding sequence ATGGAATTCGAAAGGAAGGGTCCTCAGGACGCCGAGGAACTGTCATCTTATCTGCACCCGATTTGGCACGAGGTGTTCGATCCGCTCATGCCTCCTGAGGAGGCGGAGTACATCTTCTCCGCCTGGACCAATCCTGATGCCATCAGGGAATCCATCTCTCACGGCTACGAGTTCGGATACGTCTACAAGGACGGCGAACGCCTGGGGCTCTATTCTTACCACATCCAGGACGACGGCAGGTTCTACATCAACAAACTGTACCTGGAACCCCGTTTCAGAGGCAAGGGATTGGGTCACGAGGCACTCCTCAGCATGTTCGACATAGCCCGCGAGAATGGATGCTCAGAAGTCTACCTCAACGTGTACTATCACAACCAGAGGGCCTTCAAAGCCTACGTTAGGGCGGGGATGACCGATTACTACCGCTGTCTACAGATGATCGGCGACGGCGTCATCCGCAACGATTACGTCATGCGCATGGCGCTCTGA
- a CDS encoding TPR repeat-containing protein — MNPADNEKDKLFVMETDSGEVEVSLAEVKELASKGDSAGMFALGMAYVFGHAVEMDKEKGYDLLEKSAAQGNPDAKILLVQLYFEGEYLNLDKDRAWEYIGAARDAGLPEGHLYTGLAYMDGIGVEQDYSKAAEEFRTAAQSGDPEARNSLAYLYMNGLGVEKDETKAFKLFKNAANSGNMNAQYQTGTCYETGSGCAVDFGKAKEFYEMAARQGDSPAMDRLGVLYYQGGPGLRKDEKQSFEWFLRAASFGIVDSMFAVGCFYAEGFGTSKNLKEARKWLKLAADNGHKEAAEALASIESS, encoded by the coding sequence ATGAACCCCGCCGATAATGAGAAAGACAAGCTTTTCGTCATGGAAACCGATTCCGGCGAGGTAGAAGTCTCACTCGCGGAGGTGAAGGAACTCGCTTCCAAAGGCGACAGCGCAGGCATGTTCGCACTCGGCATGGCATATGTTTTCGGCCATGCTGTCGAGATGGACAAGGAGAAAGGATACGATCTTCTGGAGAAGTCCGCCGCACAAGGCAATCCAGATGCCAAGATCCTGTTGGTACAGCTCTATTTCGAAGGTGAATACCTGAATCTTGACAAGGATAGAGCTTGGGAGTATATCGGAGCGGCACGCGATGCAGGTCTTCCCGAAGGACATCTGTACACCGGATTGGCCTACATGGACGGAATCGGTGTGGAGCAGGATTATTCCAAGGCCGCTGAGGAATTCCGCACCGCAGCCCAGTCCGGGGATCCTGAGGCCAGGAATTCCCTTGCATACCTCTACATGAACGGTCTCGGCGTGGAGAAGGATGAGACGAAAGCGTTCAAACTGTTCAAGAACGCCGCCAATTCCGGCAACATGAACGCCCAATATCAGACGGGAACCTGCTACGAGACCGGTTCCGGCTGTGCCGTCGACTTCGGAAAGGCGAAGGAGTTCTACGAGATGGCCGCCAGGCAGGGAGATTCGCCCGCTATGGACCGTTTGGGGGTCCTGTACTACCAGGGGGGCCCGGGGCTCAGGAAGGACGAGAAACAGTCCTTTGAGTGGTTCCTGAGGGCCGCTTCGTTCGGTATCGTTGACTCCATGTTCGCGGTCGGATGCTTCTACGCTGAGGGTTTCGGCACCTCCAAGAACCTCAAGGAGGCCAGGAAATGGCTCAAGCTGGCGGCCGACAACGGCCACAAGGAGGCCGCCGAGGCGCTGGCCAGCATAGAAAGTAGTTAA
- a CDS encoding peptidase U62, modulator of DNA gyrase encodes MQDASAMQDTLAKAVSRMQDLGAEFADAKSQTVRTAGVSSINGGLRQLVRKSVGGVCVRAWIGGRWGYGNVSSFDSRAVMQAAEEAVKNAAGDRKSDLKLEPSSVVKHMKAQVKIHPDTIDLDDKIEVARTLDRAQTIDERIVNSIGSYSEEIKDNCLVNSAGSDLSWQEVRTLARAMSIASDGTSMERYYDGPDSTKGFEVIRETDLEALGHRTAEEAIKSLSAVRCPSGNLTVVSDPMITGLLAHEAMGHASEGDEITKKRSFLTGMCGKRAASDIVSMYDNGTVPGAHGSIPFDDEGTPSSCTKIIDHGVYTGYMHTLETASQLGVAPTGNGRAENFGKRHWVRMTNTYFGPGEWDKDELIAETKDGILTDKMVSGMEDPVGGCFEAKALRGYLVKNGEVQGLVKSFTLTGKSVDILCTVDALSDQVILDGGMCGKGIEDWVRVSSGGPYMRARMIVGGGQ; translated from the coding sequence ATGCAGGATGCCTCGGCGATGCAGGATACCCTCGCCAAGGCGGTTTCGAGGATGCAGGACCTCGGTGCGGAGTTCGCGGATGCCAAATCCCAGACCGTGAGGACGGCCGGAGTCAGTTCCATCAACGGAGGCCTGAGGCAGCTCGTAAGGAAGAGCGTGGGAGGTGTCTGTGTCAGGGCTTGGATCGGCGGCAGATGGGGATATGGCAACGTCTCCTCCTTCGACAGCAGGGCCGTGATGCAGGCGGCGGAGGAAGCCGTGAAGAATGCCGCAGGAGACAGGAAATCCGATCTGAAACTGGAGCCCTCGTCGGTAGTGAAGCACATGAAGGCACAGGTCAAGATACATCCTGACACGATCGATCTCGATGACAAGATCGAAGTGGCCCGCACCCTCGACAGGGCCCAGACCATCGACGAACGCATCGTAAACAGCATCGGCAGCTATTCGGAGGAGATCAAAGACAACTGCCTCGTCAATTCCGCAGGTTCGGATCTTTCCTGGCAGGAGGTCAGGACCCTCGCCCGTGCCATGTCAATAGCTTCCGACGGGACTTCTATGGAACGCTACTACGACGGTCCCGACAGCACCAAGGGATTCGAGGTAATCAGGGAGACCGACCTTGAGGCTTTGGGACACAGGACCGCAGAGGAAGCCATCAAATCTCTCTCCGCAGTAAGGTGTCCATCCGGGAATCTTACGGTGGTCTCCGACCCCATGATCACCGGCCTGCTGGCACATGAAGCGATGGGACACGCATCGGAGGGTGACGAGATCACCAAGAAGAGGTCCTTCCTGACCGGCATGTGCGGAAAGAGGGCTGCCTCCGACATAGTGAGCATGTACGATAACGGAACCGTTCCCGGAGCCCACGGAAGCATCCCCTTCGATGATGAGGGAACACCTTCGTCCTGCACCAAGATCATCGACCACGGAGTCTACACCGGATACATGCACACCCTCGAGACCGCTTCCCAGCTGGGAGTGGCACCCACCGGCAACGGAAGGGCCGAGAACTTCGGCAAGAGGCATTGGGTCAGGATGACCAACACCTACTTCGGTCCCGGCGAATGGGACAAGGACGAGCTTATCGCCGAGACCAAGGACGGTATCCTCACCGACAAGATGGTCAGCGGTATGGAAGACCCCGTCGGAGGCTGCTTCGAGGCCAAAGCACTTCGCGGCTACCTCGTGAAGAACGGAGAGGTGCAGGGACTAGTCAAATCGTTCACCCTGACCGGGAAATCCGTGGATATCCTGTGCACCGTGGATGCCCTGTCGGACCAGGTAATCCTCGACGGAGGAATGTGCGGAAAGGGCATCGAAGATTGGGTAAGAGTATCATCGGGAGGGCCGTACATGCGTGCCCGCATGATTGTGGGGGGAGGCCAGTGA
- a CDS encoding transposase IS605 OrfB family, whose translation MPYRTVKIQLFPKPEQEKKLLLTLHACRATYNDLNEYCRDFTKRYDEWRESMGVQEGDDASLYETDTNPLPRFPSEFELVTKAGEFREINLWRREAYSVAVREVGCRIHRAYQRWFDSLVDDSSAGLPRFRSEGKYDSFTYPAYEQYYLDTQGLFKGKKPRMFLGGVGWVRASNNSIIKRVPTNCMKQAVVSRKKMGKSNKWYITIFCECLEIPDNRTWYMDAETPDPVGLDLGARRVATLTDGTVVENHRTMRKNEKRMAKIQRKISKAEEGSEERRKYLGHMNHLLKRIEDSKNDLLQKATRSIVQNRTKIFVEDLSVRDLLDLQDNKETRKLFRDASAGTFMRLLRYKGEETGSEIVPVNPAYTSRICTKCGRLNEPFSEETFHCRFCGFTKHRDDNACENVLRRGMGFDILGTSPIA comes from the coding sequence ATGCCATATCGTACCGTGAAGATTCAGCTCTTCCCTAAACCCGAACAGGAGAAGAAGCTCTTACTGACCCTGCATGCCTGCAGGGCCACCTACAACGATCTCAACGAGTACTGCAGGGACTTCACTAAAAGATACGATGAATGGCGCGAGAGCATGGGTGTACAAGAGGGCGATGATGCTTCGCTGTACGAAACGGATACCAACCCTCTTCCGAGATTCCCTTCGGAATTCGAACTAGTTACCAAAGCGGGAGAGTTCAGGGAGATCAATCTCTGGAGGAGAGAGGCATACAGCGTGGCCGTAAGGGAGGTCGGATGCAGGATACACAGGGCATACCAGCGTTGGTTCGATTCTCTGGTCGATGATTCTTCCGCAGGTCTGCCGAGATTTAGATCGGAAGGAAAGTACGATTCGTTCACTTACCCTGCTTATGAACAATACTACTTGGATACCCAAGGATTATTCAAGGGAAAGAAACCGCGCATGTTCCTCGGAGGCGTAGGCTGGGTAAGGGCTTCCAATAACAGCATCATCAAAAGAGTTCCCACTAATTGCATGAAACAGGCTGTGGTATCCAGGAAGAAGATGGGAAAATCCAACAAATGGTACATCACGATCTTCTGCGAATGTCTCGAGATACCCGACAATCGTACCTGGTACATGGATGCGGAAACTCCCGACCCCGTTGGTCTCGACCTGGGTGCCAGGAGAGTGGCAACACTCACAGACGGCACGGTGGTCGAGAACCACCGTACCATGAGGAAGAACGAGAAGAGGATGGCGAAGATTCAGCGCAAGATCTCCAAGGCCGAGGAAGGTTCGGAGGAACGCAGGAAATATCTGGGTCATATGAATCATCTCCTGAAGAGGATCGAAGACAGCAAGAACGATCTTCTGCAGAAAGCCACGAGATCGATTGTTCAGAATCGCACGAAAATCTTCGTGGAGGACCTTTCCGTCAGAGATCTCCTCGATCTCCAAGACAACAAAGAAACAAGGAAACTGTTCCGCGATGCGAGCGCGGGGACGTTCATGAGACTGCTCAGATACAAGGGGGAGGAAACCGGGTCTGAGATAGTTCCAGTGAATCCCGCCTACACGAGCAGGATCTGCACCAAATGCGGAAGGCTGAACGAGCCGTTCAGCGAAGAGACCTTCCATTGCAGATTCTGCGGTTTCACCAAACACCGTGACGACAACGCATGCGAGAACGTACTTAGACGCGGGATGGGGTTCGACATCCTTGGCACGTCACCGATTGCCTGA
- a CDS encoding peptidase U62 modulator of DNA gyrase, whose protein sequence is MTGYIGEKAMQALKNYDQSEVYVSDTVVNTVYIDNSEISNVETKHDVGMMFRMTKGGKSGKASVTLSGPDAESECISMADSVLKFSPVEEDLNPFSYPSQAKISQPDIFDRKVENITADELRELAKRVISACSDFKDAKVTIPRAQIRVATTSTHTLNSNGVDTEHRSTLVYGHFTSMCVREHPGEGIEFFHGTHLDMDPEAIGSSIASKAYNAAVCTEFKGHRKMSMVLTPQEGSEMLFSSVGDAIDGENVKYGRSRWKDSVGQEVASSALNICDDPTSNAPLSCVFDDEGTATEKRPIVENGVLRGFLRDTFCGNSTGNGMRRSSVEAQGAYERTPVIKPLNLTVKPGRYSFDEIVSQLDDAIIVEKFASPEADGLTGRFGLNVRCGHIVHNGEITGTVNNALLMGNMYDCVRNISMIGNDSKQTGVVNLPTICYEGTDITGN, encoded by the coding sequence GTGACCGGCTACATCGGCGAGAAGGCCATGCAGGCCCTGAAGAACTACGATCAGTCCGAAGTCTACGTATCGGACACCGTGGTGAACACGGTCTACATCGACAACTCCGAGATCAGCAACGTGGAGACCAAACACGATGTGGGAATGATGTTCAGGATGACCAAAGGCGGAAAATCGGGAAAAGCTTCCGTGACGCTCAGCGGCCCCGATGCGGAATCGGAATGCATCTCCATGGCGGATTCCGTTTTGAAGTTCTCTCCCGTTGAAGAAGACCTCAATCCGTTCTCATATCCGTCGCAGGCCAAGATATCCCAGCCCGATATCTTCGACAGGAAAGTCGAGAACATCACCGCCGACGAACTCAGGGAGCTCGCCAAACGTGTGATCTCCGCATGTTCCGACTTCAAAGATGCCAAAGTGACCATTCCCCGCGCTCAGATCAGGGTGGCCACAACCAGCACCCATACACTGAATTCCAACGGTGTGGATACCGAGCACAGGAGCACCCTCGTCTACGGACATTTCACCTCGATGTGCGTCAGGGAGCACCCCGGAGAGGGCATCGAATTCTTCCACGGCACCCATCTCGACATGGATCCGGAGGCTATCGGCAGCAGTATCGCATCCAAAGCGTACAATGCAGCGGTCTGCACCGAATTCAAAGGCCACAGGAAGATGTCGATGGTACTCACGCCTCAGGAAGGCTCTGAGATGCTGTTCTCATCCGTGGGCGATGCCATCGACGGAGAGAACGTCAAGTACGGAAGGAGCAGGTGGAAGGATTCCGTTGGTCAGGAGGTCGCTTCGTCGGCCCTTAACATCTGCGACGACCCCACCTCCAATGCTCCCCTGTCCTGCGTATTCGATGATGAAGGAACCGCCACCGAGAAGCGCCCCATCGTAGAGAACGGTGTCCTCAGGGGATTCCTCCGCGACACCTTCTGCGGAAACAGCACGGGAAACGGCATGAGGAGGTCCAGCGTAGAGGCCCAGGGGGCTTACGAGAGGACTCCTGTCATCAAACCGCTCAACCTCACCGTGAAACCGGGAAGGTACTCCTTCGACGAGATCGTATCCCAGCTTGACGATGCCATCATTGTCGAAAAGTTCGCCAGCCCCGAGGCCGACGGACTGACGGGAAGATTCGGACTGAACGTCAGATGCGGACACATTGTGCACAACGGGGAGATAACCGGCACCGTGAACAACGCTCTTCTGATGGGCAACATGTACGACTGTGTCAGGAACATCTCGATGATAGGCAACGATTCCAAGCAGACCGGAGTCGTGAATCTGCCTACCATATGCTATGAGGGGACCGACATCACAGGCAACTGA
- a CDS encoding ATPase — protein sequence MFVVTGSQAYKLMEGISDSLAGRISILNMSPLSLSEMLGREEIPFSMSITEAAKRSAEKTINASEFFERVLRGCYPEPEVEKELTTQEFYSDYVDTYIDRDVSEIINVQNKEKFHSFMQLLASLTGQELNYETIASNIGIDGKTVKSWISVLIAGDIIHLLQPYSDRSTVKRLIKRPKLYFWDTGLACYLARVLDVQSLIAGYLKGPMVETFLVNEVLKTYRNAKLDSPFYYYRDSNDAEIDLVMIKDGQVSLIECKSATQFGWNDIKAIVKGIPTQYPITARGILCLTEKMYPIREGVYALPVTSI from the coding sequence ATGTTCGTCGTCACCGGCAGTCAGGCATACAAACTCATGGAAGGTATCTCGGATTCGCTGGCTGGGAGGATATCCATATTGAATATGTCCCCTTTGAGCCTCAGCGAAATGTTAGGCAGAGAAGAGATACCTTTCAGTATGTCCATAACCGAGGCGGCCAAACGTTCCGCCGAGAAAACCATCAATGCATCGGAATTCTTTGAAAGGGTTCTGAGAGGCTGTTACCCCGAACCAGAAGTCGAAAAGGAACTGACAACGCAGGAATTCTATTCCGATTATGTTGACACTTATATCGACAGAGACGTATCGGAGATAATTAACGTTCAAAACAAGGAGAAGTTCCATTCGTTCATGCAACTTTTAGCTTCATTGACAGGACAGGAGCTGAATTATGAAACAATCGCTTCGAATATCGGCATTGATGGGAAGACAGTGAAATCATGGATTTCAGTATTGATAGCGGGTGACATCATCCACCTGCTTCAGCCGTATTCCGATCGTTCAACGGTTAAACGGTTGATCAAGAGACCCAAATTATACTTTTGGGATACAGGTTTAGCATGTTATCTAGCTAGAGTATTGGACGTCCAGAGTCTCATCGCAGGGTATCTCAAAGGTCCGATGGTGGAAACATTTCTTGTGAATGAGGTGTTGAAGACGTATCGTAACGCCAAACTCGACTCCCCGTTTTACTATTACCGCGACAGCAACGATGCTGAGATAGATCTGGTGATGATTAAGGATGGGCAGGTTTCATTGATTGAGTGTAAATCAGCTACACAGTTCGGCTGGAACGACATTAAAGCAATTGTAAAAGGGATTCCCACTCAGTATCCTATAACTGCTAGAGGGATCCTGTGTCTGACAGAAAAAATGTATCCTATCAGAGAAGGAGTTTACGCATTGCCGGTAACCTCCATTTGA